The following are from one region of the Staphylococcus argenteus genome:
- the deoD gene encoding purine-nucleoside phosphorylase: MKSTPHIKPMNDVEIAETVLLPGDPLRAKFIAETYLDNVEQFNTVRNMFGYTGTYKGKKVSVMGSGMGMPSIGIYSYELIHTFGCKKLIRVGSCGAMQENIDLYDVIIAQGASTDSNYVQQYQLPGHFAPIASYHLLEKAVEKARDKGVRHHVGNVLSSDIFYNADTTASERWMRMGILGVEMESAALYMNAIYAGVEALGVFTVSDHLIHATSTTPEERERAFTDMIEIALSLV; the protein is encoded by the coding sequence ATGAAATCAACACCACACATCAAGCCGATGAATGACGTCGAAATTGCAGAAACGGTTCTATTGCCAGGAGACCCGTTACGAGCAAAATTCATTGCAGAAACATATTTGGACAATGTGGAACAGTTCAATACCGTGAGAAATATGTTTGGTTATACTGGAACTTATAAAGGTAAAAAAGTTTCTGTTATGGGTTCTGGAATGGGAATGCCATCCATTGGAATATACTCTTATGAGTTAATTCATACATTTGGTTGTAAAAAATTAATCCGTGTTGGTTCTTGTGGTGCAATGCAAGAAAATATTGATTTATACGATGTAATTATTGCACAAGGTGCTTCTACCGACTCAAATTACGTGCAACAATATCAGTTGCCAGGACATTTTGCACCGATTGCTTCTTATCATTTATTAGAAAAAGCAGTTGAAAAAGCACGTGATAAAGGTGTGCGCCATCATGTAGGAAATGTATTATCAAGTGATATTTTCTATAACGCGGATACAACTGCAAGTGAGCGTTGGATGCGTATGGGTATTTTAGGTGTAGAAATGGAATCAGCTGCATTATATATGAATGCGATTTATGCTGGAGTTGAAGCATTAGGTGTGTTTACAGTGAGTGACCATTTAATTCATGCTACGTCAACAACACCTGAAGAAAGGGAACGTGCATTCACTGATATGATTGAAATTGCACTGTCATTGGTGTAG
- the tet(38) gene encoding tetracycline efflux MFS transporter Tet(38), whose translation MNNVEYSKIKKAVPILLFLFVFSLVIDNSFKLISVAIADDLNISVTTVSWQATLAGLVIGIGAVVYASLSDAISIRTLFIYGVILIIIGSIIGYIFQHQFALLLVGRIIQTAGLAAAETLYVIYVAKYLSKEDQKTYLGLSTSSYSLSLVIGTLSGGFISTYLHWTNMFLIALIVVFTLPFLFKLLPKENNTNKAHLDFVGLILVATIATTVMLFITNFNWLYMIGALIAIIVFALYIKNAQRPLVNKSFFQNKRYASFLFIVFVMYAIQLGYIFTFPFIMEQIYHLQLDTTSLLLVPGYIVAVVVGALSGKIGEYLNSKQAIITAIILIALSLILPAFAVGNHISIFVISMIFFAGSFALMYAPLLNEAIKTIDLNMTGVAIGFYNLIINVAVSVGIAIAAALIDFKALNFPGNDALSSHFGIILIILGLMSIVGLALFVILNRWTQSEK comes from the coding sequence ATGAATAATGTTGAATATTCTAAAATAAAGAAAGCAGTACCTATATTATTATTCTTATTTGTATTCAGTTTGGTTATAGACAATTCATTCAAATTGATTTCTGTAGCTATTGCTGATGACTTAAATATCTCTGTAACAACAGTAAGTTGGCAAGCAACTTTAGCAGGTTTAGTTATTGGTATTGGTGCTGTTGTATACGCCTCTTTATCAGATGCGATTAGTATACGTACATTATTCATTTATGGCGTGATATTAATTATTATCGGATCAATTATTGGTTATATTTTCCAACATCAATTCGCATTACTTTTAGTTGGACGTATTATTCAAACTGCAGGTTTAGCAGCTGCGGAGACATTATATGTAATATATGTGGCAAAGTATCTTTCTAAAGAGGACCAGAAGACTTACCTTGGCTTAAGTACGAGTAGTTATTCCTTGTCATTAGTTATCGGAACATTATCAGGTGGATTTATTTCTACGTATTTACACTGGACAAATATGTTTTTAATTGCATTAATCGTAGTATTTACGTTGCCATTCCTATTTAAACTATTGCCAAAAGAAAATAATACAAATAAGGCACATCTTGATTTTGTTGGCTTAATTCTAGTGGCAACTATAGCTACAACAGTCATGCTGTTTATTACGAATTTTAATTGGTTATACATGATTGGTGCTTTAATTGCGATTATCGTTTTTGCACTATATATTAAAAATGCTCAACGTCCATTAGTAAATAAATCATTTTTCCAAAATAAACGTTATGCTTCCTTTTTATTTATTGTGTTTGTTATGTATGCAATTCAACTAGGATATATATTTACATTCCCATTTATCATGGAGCAAATTTATCACCTTCAACTAGATACAACATCACTTTTATTAGTGCCGGGCTATATAGTAGCAGTGGTTGTTGGTGCATTAAGTGGTAAAATTGGTGAATACCTTAATTCAAAACAAGCGATCATTACAGCGATAATTTTAATTGCTTTAAGTTTGATTTTACCTGCATTCGCAGTAGGTAATCACATTTCAATCTTTGTTATTTCTATGATATTCTTTGCAGGTAGCTTTGCTTTAATGTATGCTCCATTACTTAATGAGGCTATTAAAACAATTGACCTTAATATGACAGGTGTAGCTATTGGTTTTTACAATTTAATTATAAATGTGGCGGTATCAGTAGGTATTGCAATTGCAGCAGCTTTAATTGATTTTAAAGCATTAAATTTCCCGGGTAATGATGCATTAAGTTCACATTTTGGTATCATTTTAATCATCTTGGGCTTGATGAGCATTGTCGGATTGGCTTTATTTGTTATCTTAAACCGTTGGACACAATCTGAAAAATAA
- the deoC gene encoding deoxyribose-phosphate aldolase, with translation MKFEKYIDHTLLKPESTRAQIDKIIDEAKAYNFKSVCVNPTHVKYAAERLADSDVLVCTVIGFPLGASTTATKAFETEDAIQNGADEIDMVINIGALKDERYDDVQQDIEAVVKAAKGHTVKVIIETVLLNRDEIVKASELTKAAGADFVKTSTGFAGGGATAEDVKLMKDTVGADVEVKASGGVRNLEDFNKMVEAGATRIGASAGVQIMQGLEADSDY, from the coding sequence ATGAAATTTGAAAAATATATAGATCACACATTGTTGAAACCTGAATCAACACGCGCGCAAATCGACAAAATTATCGATGAAGCGAAAGCATACAACTTTAAATCTGTATGTGTCAATCCAACGCATGTTAAATATGCAGCGGAGCGTCTAGCTGATTCAGACGTGTTAGTTTGTACTGTGATTGGCTTCCCATTGGGAGCATCGACAACTGCAACGAAAGCATTTGAAACGGAAGATGCGATTCAAAATGGTGCAGATGAAATTGATATGGTTATCAACATTGGCGCATTAAAAGATGAGCGTTATGATGATGTACAACAAGACATTGAAGCTGTAGTTAAAGCCGCAAAAGGTCACACAGTGAAAGTAATTATTGAGACGGTATTGTTGAACCGTGATGAGATTGTAAAAGCGAGTGAGTTAACCAAAGCAGCTGGTGCAGACTTCGTTAAAACATCAACAGGTTTTGCAGGTGGCGGTGCGACAGCAGAAGACGTTAAATTAATGAAAGACACAGTAGGTGCGGATGTAGAAGTAAAAGCATCAGGTGGCGTACGCAATTTAGAAGATTTTAACAAAATGGTTGAAGCGGGAGCAACACGTATTGGTGCGAGCGCAGGCGTTCAAATTATGCAAGGCTTAGAAGCAGATTCAGATTACTAA